Proteins from one bacterium genomic window:
- a CDS encoding DUF2190 family protein produces the protein MALNQNQFALETLKGSKIAGEVSNVMSVQFYSATASDVLVPGEFVVLSSATPAGEMPYVAVGADETAAHFGVVLTNPIVESFAVGEKLEIGILGSVVVCEADGALSVGAELAYDPAAKKVTALAAGEKLVGLALSKAAADGDLIRVLVKA, from the coding sequence ATGGCATTGAATCAGAACCAATTCGCTCTCGAAACACTCAAAGGCTCAAAGATTGCCGGTGAAGTCAGCAACGTCATGAGCGTGCAGTTTTATTCTGCAACGGCTTCGGATGTTCTCGTTCCTGGTGAGTTCGTCGTATTGTCTAGCGCAACTCCGGCGGGAGAAATGCCCTACGTCGCAGTTGGTGCGGACGAAACAGCTGCACACTTCGGTGTTGTTTTGACTAACCCAATCGTCGAATCATTCGCAGTGGGAGAGAAACTCGAAATCGGCATCCTCGGCTCAGTCGTGGTGTGCGAAGCTGATGGTGCATTGAGCGTCGGAGCTGAGCTCGCTTATGACCCTGCCGCTAAGAAAGTGACCGCGCTCGCCGCTGGTGAGAAGTTGGTTGGACTCGCTCTTAGCAAAGCTGCTGCTGATGGTGACCTTATCCGCGTGTTGGTCAAAGCCTAA